A stretch of Bos indicus x Bos taurus breed Angus x Brahman F1 hybrid chromosome 17, Bos_hybrid_MaternalHap_v2.0, whole genome shotgun sequence DNA encodes these proteins:
- the KLHL22 gene encoding kelch-like protein 22, giving the protein MAEEQEFARLCKLPTQPSHPHCVSSTYRSAQHSQALLRGLLALRDSGILFDVVLVVEGKQLEAHRILLAASCDYFRGMFAGGLKEMEQEEVLIHGVSYNAMCQILHFIYTSELELSLSNVQETLVAACQLQIPEIIHFCCDFLTPWVDEDNILDVYRLAELFDLSRLTEQLDAYILKNFVAFSRTDKYRQLPLEKVYALLSSNRLEVSCETEVYEGALLYHYPPEQVQADRLPLPEPPKLLETVRFPLMEAEVLQRLHDKLEPSPLRDTVAEALMYHRNESLQPSLQGPQTELRSDFQCVVGFGGIHSTPSTVLSDQAKYLNPLLGEWKHFTASLAPRMSNQGIAVLNNFVYLIGGDNNVQGFRAESRCWRYDPRHNRWFQIQPLQQEHADLCVCVVGGYIYAVAGRDYHNDLTAVERYDPATNSWAYVAPLKREVYAHAGAALDGKMYVTCGRRGEDYLKETHCYEPGSDTWHTLADGPVRRAWHGMATLLDKLYVIGGSNNDAGYRRDVHQVACYSCRSGQWSSVCPLPAGHGEPGIAVLDSRIYVLGGRSHNRGSRTGYVHIYDAGRDRWEEGPQLDNSISGLAACVLTLPRSLLLEPPRGTPDRSQADPDFASEVMSVSDWEEFDNSSED; this is encoded by the exons ATGGCGGAAGAGCAGGAGTTCGCCCGTCTCTGCAAGTTGCCCACGCAGCCCTCCCACCCGCACTGCGTCAGCAGCACCTACCGGAGCGCCCAGCACTCCCAGGCGCTGCTCCGGGGGCTGCTGGCCCTGCGGGACAGCGGCATCCTCTTCGATGTGGTCCTGGTGGTGGAGGGGAAGCAGCTCGAGGCCCACCGCATCCTGCTGGCCGCCTCCTGCGACTACTTCCG GGGCATGTTCGCTGGGGGGCTGAAGGAGATGGAGCAGGAGGAGGTCCTGATCCATGGCGTGTCCTACAACGCCATGTGCCAGATCCTGCACTTCATCTACACGTCCGAGCTGGAGCTCAGCCTGAGCAACGTCCAGGAGACACTGGTTGCCGCCTGCCAGCTTCAG ATCCCGGAGATCATCCACTTCTGCTGTGACTTCCTCACGCCCTGGGTGGACGAGGACAACATCCTCGATGTCTACCGGCTGGCCGAGCTCTTCGACCTGAGCCGCCTGACTGAGCAGCTAGACGCTTACATCCTCAAGAACTTCGTGGCCTTCTCGAGGACTGACAAGTACCGCCAGCTGCCCCTGGAGAAGGTCTACGCCCTCCTGAGCAGCAACCGACTGGAGGTGTCCTGCGAGACGGAGGTGTACGAGGGCGCCCTGCTCTACCACTACCCGCCAGAGCAGGTGCAGGCCGACCGGCTCCCGCTGCCTGAGCCGCCCAAGCTCCTGGAGACCGTGCGCTTCCCCCTCATGGAGGCCGAGGTCCTGCAGCGGCTGCACGACAAGCTGGAGCCCAGCCCGCTGAGGGACACCGTGGCCGAAGCGCTCATGTACCACCGGAACGAGAGCCTGCAGCCCAGCCTGCAGGGCCCACAGACCGAGCTGCGCTCGGACTTCCAGTGCGTCGTGGGCTTCGGGGGCATCCACTCCACGCCGTCCACTGTCCTCAGCGACCAGGCCAAGTACCTGAACCCGCTGCTGGGAGAGTGGAAGCACTTCACCGCGTCCCTGGCGCCCCGCATGTCCAACCAGGGTATCGCGGTGCTCAACAACTTCGTGTACCTCATCGGAGGGGATAACAACGTGCAGGGCTTCCGCGCTGAGTCCCGCTGCTGGAG GTACGACCCGAGGCACAACCGCTGGTTCCAGATCCAGCCGCTGCAGCAGGAGCACGCGGACCTGTGCGTGTGCGTCGTGGGCGGCTACATTTACGCGGTGGCAGGCCGCGACTACCACAACGATCTGACCGCCGTGGAGCGCTACGACCCCGCCACCAACTCCTGGGCCTACGTGGCCCCGCTCAAGAGGGAG GTGTACGCCCACGCGGGCGCCGCGCTGGACGGGAAGATGTACGTCACCTGCGGCCGCCGCGGGGAGGACTACCTGAAGGAGACCCACTGCTACGAGCCGGGGAGCGACACCTGGCACACGCTGGCCGACGGCCCGGTGCGGCGGGCCTGGCACGGCATGGCCACCCTCCTGGACAAGCTGTACGTGATCGGGGGCAGCAACAATGACGCGGGCTACCGGAGAGACGTGCACCAG GTGGCCTGCTACAGCTGCAGATCCGGGCAGTGGTCCTCCGTCTGCCCACTCCCGGCCGGGCACGGGGAGCCGGGCATCGCTGTGCTCGACAGCAGGATCTACGTGCTGGGCGGCCGCTCACACAACCGCGGCAGCCGCACGGGCTATGTGCACATCTACGACGCAGGCAGGGACCGCTGGGAGGAGGGGCCGCAGCTGGACAACTCCATCTCAGGCCTGGCTGCCTGCGTGCTCACCCTGCCGAGGTCCCTGCTGCTCGAGCCCCCCCGGGGGACCCCTGACCGCAGCCAGGCCGACCCAGACTTCGCGTCCGAGGTGATGAGTGTGTCTGACTGGGAGGAGTTCGACAACTCCAGTGAGGACTAG